AATTCATCTGTTCCCATAATTCCAAAAGCCTTTCCTCCTATGATCAAATTGGATTCAATTATCTCACTTTTTTTATCAATTTCGTATGTTTCAATTACAAATACGTAATTTCCCTTTAGCGGTTCATTGGTCTCAGTTTTTGAAAAAACAATTTCTTCAGATGATAATTTATCTATGTTAAAATCAAATTTGTTATTTTGCATAACTAGTTCTTTTTTTAGCATTGAATCTGTTGAAAATATTTTGTCATCATGAATCGTACTTGTACTAGAATATGGCAATGCGACTGAAATTAATTTTAATTTCATTCCATCTGGACGCATTACTGTCATTTCTAGCAATGGCGAATCCTCATATTTTGTTGAATATGAATAAATGAAATCATTTGGGAATTGATCATATTCAAAATTAAAATTAAATTGATATGACGATAAGTTTATCTCATTATTTGAGAAATCATTTATTTTTGGCTCTGTTAGTATTTTGTGTTCAGGAATTTTTTCCATCAAAAATAAGTTTACCCATACAGGTGTTGCTGCTTTTGGGTATGTAATCCAACTTCCAGGGTTATTCCATTCTTGAAATGTCTCCACTGGAATTGTTATAATTGTAATAACTGATGTGGATATTAGAATTGTAAGGATAATTATTCCTGCAATTCCCATTTTGCTTTTAAAAAATTCTTTTTTGATGTCTTGAGATGTAATGTTGCTCATTTTGATTACTCCGTGTTTGTCCTAATTCTAGGATCAAAATACCCGTAAAGTAAATCTGCAATGAATATGCTTACTAGGAAAAATACTGTGAGGATGTATGTTGCACCAATAATTACTGGCAAATCCATGACTGTAATTGCTTCAAAGTATAGTCTTCCCATGCCTGGCCAATCAAATACTGCTTCTGTAATTATTGCTCCTCCTAACGAGCCTGATAAACTGAGTGCTAAAATTGTAATAATTGGCGGTGCTGCATTTTTTAATGCATGTGTGTATGTGATTTTACTTTGTTTGATTCCAATTGCTTTTTTTGCTGTAATGAAATCTTCTTGCATAATTCCTACCATGAAATTTCTTACAAGATATGCCCATGAACCAAAACCTATCATCACAATTGTAATTAGCGGTAAGGTCATGTGGTACAACAAAGAACCAATGTATCCTGGATCTGATGGTAAAATATCTGGTGTCGCCCTTGCTGGAAAAACCTGATACGTAAATGCAAATAAAAATATCATTAACATACCAATCCACCAAACTGGAAAACTTGAACTGATAATTGCAAAGCTTGATGTTATTCTATCAACTGTAGACCCTATCTTGCTTGCAGATAACGCCCCAACAAAAATTCCTATAATTGAAATTAAAATTGTAGCTGTAGTGAATAGTAAAATTGTTCTTGGAAGTTTTTCAAAAATAATATCTTTTACATCTGATGAGCCAACATCACTAGTAAGAAAAGTTGCCTGTCCAAAGTCTAATAAAATTATTTTGTACATTGTCAATCCAATTCTTTGAGGGGAGTACCACGGTTCGTCCAAACCTAAAGTTTTGATCCGCTGTTCTGTTTGACTTTCAATAAATGACTCAAACTCTTGTACTGATGAAAAACTTTCAACTATTGCAGGATTCTCAGTAATTTCTGACCTGACTTGAAACACCACTCCTTGTTTTAGAATTGT
This window of the Candidatus Nitrosomarinus catalina genome carries:
- a CDS encoding ABC transporter permease, yielding MSNITSQDIKKEFFKSKMGIAGIIILTILISTSVITIITIPVETFQEWNNPGSWITYPKAATPVWVNLFLMEKIPEHKILTEPKINDFSNNEINLSSYQFNFNFEYDQFPNDFIYSYSTKYEDSPLLEMTVMRPDGMKLKLISVALPYSSTSTIHDDKIFSTDSMLKKELVMQNNKFDFNIDKLSSEEIVFSKTETNEPLKGNYVFVIETYEIDKKSEIIESNLIIGGKAFGIMGTDELRRDLAIGLLWGTPLALFIGLVVSVASVIMGLIYGVYSGFKGKKTDEALMRFNDVIYALPALPFLIILSVTISNSIFVMIGFLMIFGWVGIAKVSRSMSLQIKTRGYVEAASMMGQKDSKMIFKHILPQLLPYAFASVAISVPAAITTEAGLSFLGLGDPSFPTWGQILHDANTFGAAARGLWWWIVPPGVMIAITGLAFVFIGNALDSIINPKLKK
- a CDS encoding ABC transporter permease, whose product is MKKYIAKRAATMFGVLLITLLITIMLVGSNMDTILKQGVVFQVRSEITENPAIVESFSSVQEFESFIESQTEQRIKTLGLDEPWYSPQRIGLTMYKIILLDFGQATFLTSDVGSSDVKDIIFEKLPRTILLFTTATILISIIGIFVGALSASKIGSTVDRITSSFAIISSSFPVWWIGMLMIFLFAFTYQVFPARATPDILPSDPGYIGSLLYHMTLPLITIVMIGFGSWAYLVRNFMVGIMQEDFITAKKAIGIKQSKITYTHALKNAAPPIITILALSLSGSLGGAIITEAVFDWPGMGRLYFEAITVMDLPVIIGATYILTVFFLVSIFIADLLYGYFDPRIRTNTE